From the bacterium genome, the window CAAGTCGCTTCGTAAGAGTGATCTCATCAGTGAATCTGAAATGGAGCGAATCGAAGCGGATGCGTTCGCCGCAGAAGCGGACCTTGCCGGTGTGCGGGGAATGCTGTTGACCGGCGGATTCTCCGAGACCGACCTCAAGCTTCTGGATAGCAGTCGGCAGATCACGCAGCGCTACACATTGCGGGCATCATCGACCGGTCTGTTGATCGAACGCCGCGCGCCGATCGGCGAACTGCTCGAAGCTGGCCGTCCACTGGCGATCGTCGGTAATCCATCGGCACTTTGGCTGGAAGCGAATCTCCGCGAGCGGGACCTTTCGGCGATCAAGGTCGGACAGCGAGTGGAGTTTTCCGCCGATGGCGGCGCGGTCGAACGGACTGCCGCTGAAGTGATCTGGGTCTCCAAGTATCTCGATGAGGAGACACGGACCGGCACTGTCCGCGCCCGACTGCTCTCTCCATCCAGTGAAATATCGGCCAATTTGTTTGGTCGAGCCAAGTTCCTGATTGATGACCAGTCTGCGCTGGCAGTGGTTTCGCGAGATGCCGTGCAGTGGGAGGGATGCTGCAATGTGGTTTTCGTGCAGGAAGCGGTCGACCGGTATCGCCCGCGCAAAGTGACGATCGCTCGCGGCGACAACGATCACTACCGCGTTTTCTCGGGAGTCATTCCGGGGGAGCAGGTGGTGGTGGATGGAAGCTATTTGCTGAAGACAGAACTAAAGAAAGGCTCAATTGGCGCGGGATGCTGCGGACTCGAGGCAAAGTAGCATGCTGCAGAAGCTCATAGAGTTTACACTGCAGCGGCGGTGGTTTGTTCTCGCGCTTGCCGGGCTGATGATCCTGCTTGGTTTCTTTGCGCTCCTTCGACTGCCGTTTGATGCGTTCCCGGATACGACGCCGGTCATGGTCCAGGTGAATGTTTCTGCTCCCGGCTGGTCGCCGGAAGAAGTTGAGCGTCAGATCACCTTCCCTGTCGAGCGAGAACTTTCCGGTCTGAGCGGTCTGACCGAGGTCCGTTCGGTTTCCAAGTTTGGACTTTCTCAGGTGAATCTCGTCTTCGAAGATCGCATCGACACCTATCTCGCGCGTCAGCAGACGAGCGAACGATTAGGTTCGGTTGAACTCCCCGATGGTGTTGAAGCACCTAAGCTGGGACCGGTCTCCACTGGTCTAGGTGAAGTGCTTCAATATGTGGTCGTCAGTTCGTCGACCGATCAGACGGATGCCCGCACCGTACAGGATTGGATAATCAAACCGCAACTTCAATCGGTGCCGGGTGTCGCCGAGATCAATGGCTGGGGCGGTTTTGAAAAGCAATACCAGGTGCTGATCGATCCGAATCGGATCATCCAGTACGATCTGCATCTGGAAGAGGTCGTCGAGGCGATCGGCCGCGGGGTACGGAATGTCCCCGGTGGCGAGATGGTGCGCGGCGGCGAACAGACCGTCGTGCAGGGGATCGGCCAGGTCAGCACTCGTGAAGAGATCGAGTCGCTGGTGGTGAAATCGCGCAATGGCGTGCCGGTGCATTTGCATGATATCGCCGATGTAGTCGTGGGACATGAGATCCGTCGCGGCTCCGCTACTTATCAAGGGAATGGCGAAGTAGTGCTCGGGCTTGGCTTCATGCTGACCGGCGAGAATTCACGCGAAGTGACACAGCGACTGGTCGACCGGATCGAAGCGATCAAACCAACGCTCCCGCCCGGCGTGGAGATCAAGACTGTTTACTCGCGAACCGACCTGGTCAACAGAGTACTCGACACTGTCACGCACAATCTAATGTATGGTGCGTTACTGGTCATAGCGGTGCTGTTTGCATTTCTGGGGAATATTCGCGCAGGACTTATCGTCGCCTCGGCGATACCGCTCTCAATGCTGTTTGCGTTTGATCTGATGACTCGCTTTGGGGTGGTAGGGTCGCTGATGTCGCTCGGGGCAATTGACTTTGGGCTGGCGGTCGATAATGCGGTGATACAAGTGGAGAACGCGGTTAGCCGTCTCTCCCGGAGCAATGAGTCGCAGTCGCGATTGACGGTCATACGAGATGCCATTCTGGAGGTGCGCAAGCCGACTCTCTTCGGAGAACTGATCATCATGCTGGTCTATCTCCCGATCCTGACACTCGAAGGAGTCGAGGGGAAGATGTTCCGCCCGATGGCGCTGACAGTGATATTTGTGCTGCTCGGTTCGTTGCTGCTGTCATTTACCGTGCTTCCGGCGATGCTGGGAGCATTTCTCAAACGACCGAAAGTTCACGCTGAACCAAAACTCGTGCTCTGGTTGCAGAAGAGATACCGGAGTTTGCTTGGGTGGTCATTGGCGCACCGTGCGGTTGTGTTGACTGCCGCAGTGCTGTTCCTCATAATCGGGTTGCTTCAATTCAATCGACTCGGCTCGGAGTTTGTGCCGCGACTGAATGAAGGGACGATTGCGGTCAATTTCGTCAAGTTGACGGGCATATCGCTCGAACAGTCGACAATGTACGGTGACCGGGTAGAAAAGTTGATCAAGGCGAGATTCCCGGATGAGGTCGATCACCTCTGGACGCGTACGGGGACGGCTGAACTTTCGACCGACCCGATGGGGCTGGAGGTCTCGGATCTCTTCATTACGCTTAAGCCTCAGGAAGAATGGACGCGGGCCTCATCTCAGCAAGAACTGGTGGCGGCAATCGATGCCGAGGTGAATGATCTTCCCGGCATGAACCGCGTATTCACCCAGCCGATCGAGATGCGGGCGAATGAAATGATCGCAGGCATCCGAGCGGATCTTGGGATCAAGATATTCGGAGATGATCTTCGAGTGCTCGAAGAACGGGCGGAGAGAATCTCCGCGCTGGTGGAGACAATTCCCGGTGCGGCCGATGTGACTATCGAGCAGTTGACCGGCCAGCCGGTCTTTCAACTGGCGGTGGACCGTCAGCGGATCTCCCGCCACGATCTCCCAGCATCAGAAGTGTTGACCTATGTAGAGGCGATCGGCGGGATCGAAGCAGGCGAAGTGTACGAGGGTCAGCGCCGATTCGATCTGGTGGTGAAGCTTGACTCGGCTTATACGGAAGTACCGGATGATATCGAGCGGATCCCACTCCAATCGTATGCCGGGGCGCAACTGACTCTTGATCAGGTGACCAGTCCGACGCTTTCATCCGGTCCGGCCAGTATCACGCGCGAGTGGGGGAAACGTCGGGCAATCGTGCAGGCGAATGTGCGTGACCGCGATATCGGCTCATTCGTCGATGAAGTTCGGGAGCGGATCGCCAACGAGATAACCTTGCCGCCCGGCTATTTTGTTCAGTATGGCGGGCAGTTTGAAAATCTGGAACGAGCGCAGGCGCGACTTGCGCTGGTCGTGCCACTCGCCCTCTTGCTGATCTTTGGTCTGCTCTATTGGACCTACGGTTCTGCGCGCGATGCCATCCTGATCTTCAGCGGCGTCCCGCTGGCAGCATTGGGTGGCGTGATCGCGTTGACCATTCGCGAAATGCCGTTTTCAATCTCGGCAGGAGTTGGGTTTATCACGCTCTCCGGTATCGCGGTCCTCAATGGACTGGTGCTGGTCTCTTCGATCAAACGATTCCGTTCGGAGGGTGCCTCGTTGGAAGTGGCAATCGAGCAAAGTGCGGTGTCACGGTTACGTCCCGTGATGATGACTGCGCTGGTGGCGGCAATCGGCTTTCTGCCGATGGCGCTTTCGTCGTCGATCGGCGCCGAGGTTCAGCGTCCGCTGGCAACAGTCGTGATCGGCGGGATCCTGACCTCGACTGCATTAACGTTGATCATTCTCCCTCTCCTTTACTCGCTTTTCGGCAAACGAAGCGCTGTCGAAGGGTGATGATCCTGAAACGAAGAACGCCGGAGGAAATCAGATCCTCCGGCGTTATATGAAGAGAAAACGAGGGTTTTCCGGCTATTTGATGACCTGGTCCCGCACTTCTCCAGCATCAGTCATCTTTCCCCCCTTGCGCTTTAGCAGTGAATGGCCGGTGGCCAATCCAAAGACAAACAGCGACAGCACAACCGCGCCAACTGCGAATACGGTATCACCGATCGCGCGCAGCCATTTGAATACCTGCACGGTCGGTGAATAGAGGAACTCCGCACTTCGGGCGAACCAGTAGCCATGCTCAACCGAGGCCCAGGTCTGCAATAGACCAACGGGCAGAAGGCTGATTACGACCATCGCAAACAGACCAAAATTGATCGTCCAGAATGAAAACTTAATGACCTTGTCATTCCAGTCCGAACGGACGTAGAGAATGCGCAGACAGAACAACATCAGGCCGATTCCGAGCATTCCATAGACTCCGAACAGCGCGGCATGTCCGTGCACCGGCGTAGTGTTCAGACCCTGCATATAATAGAGGGCGATCGGCGGATTGATCATGAAGCCGAAAAGACCAGCGCCAACCATATTCCAGAATGCGACTGAAACAAAGAAGAGGATCGGCCATCGGTAGCGCGCCACCCATGGCGTCGAGCGTGACAACCGGATATTATCCCAGGCCTCGAATCCGATGATCGTCAGCGGGACAACCTCGAGTGCACTAAAGACCGATCCAAGCGCCATCACGGCTGTCGGAGTGCCGGAGAAATAGAGATGGTGCAATGTGCCGATGATCCCGCCGGTCAGGAAGATCGTGGTCGCAAACAGCACCGAAGAGTTGGCGGTTGAGATCCGTATCAACTGCAGTCGCGCGAACATAAAGGCGATCACGACAGTGGCAAAGACCTCAAAGAACCCTTCCACCCAAAGGTGGACAACCCACCAGCGCCAATATTCTACTATTGAAAGATGAGTACTCTTCCCCCACATCAGGCCGGCGGCATAAAACGCGCCGATCGCGATCGCCGAGATGATAAACATGGTAAGGAGTGACTTCTGCTCTCCCCCTTTTCTGATCGCGGCAAAGATATTTCGCCCGACCAACCAGACCCAGAGAACAAGTCCGATCAACAAGGCGATCTGCCAGACACGACCAAGGTCAACATACTCATATCCCTGGTGACCAAAGTAGAACCAGGCGTCACCCGAAAGCATTCCCTTCACCGACAACCATTCACCGGTCATCGAACCGAGGACCACAACCAATAGAGCGCCGAACAGCACGTTGACACCAAGCTTCTGGTATTTCGGCTCGAATCCTGAGACGGCTGGGCCGATATACAGACCGGCGGCCAGCCAGGCAGTGGCGATCCAGAAGATCCCCAGTTGCGTGTGCCAGGTGCGGGTCACAACATAAGGAAGCCATTTGTCGATCTGAATTCCGTAGAAGCCGTCACCTTCTACACCATAATGTGCAGTGATCACACCCATGATGATCTGCAGGAGGAAAAGGCCAGCCACCACCCAGAAATATTTGATTGTCGCCAATTGCGAAGGGGTCGGCTGATTGGTCAACAATGGATCAGTAGTAGGGATCTTTTCCGCCAGAGCCTCTTTCGGCTGCGACGCATGGTACCAGACCAGCAGACCAACGCCACCGAGCAACATCAGGATGGAAACGCCGGTCCAGATCATGGCATCTGGTGTCGGACGGTTTTCGATCAACGGCTCGTGTGGCCAGTTGCTGGTGTAAGTGATATTATCATTCGGCCGATTGGTCGAAGCCGCCCAGGCGGTCCAGAAATAGAATGATGATATCTGTCGCAGCTTCACCGGATCGGTCAGAGTCCCGCTCGGGATAGCGTACTTAACATGCCCTTCGGTATACAAATTCGTGTAATACGCCAGATTGCTTTCGAAGGCTCGCTGGCGGACCGGGTCGATCCGAATACTGTTAGTCGACTTGTCGTAACCGTTGGTTCTCATCAGGCTGGTCAGGCGAGATTGCAGCATCGCCTGTTGTTCCAGCGGTAGCTGGTCGTAGGCAGTGCCAAAGTCGGTCGCACTCCAGTCGTTGAGAATGAAAACGCACTCTCGATGAAGCCAGTCCGCGGTCCAGTCGGGGGCAACATAGCCGCCGTGTCCCCAGATCGAGCCGATCTCCATGCCGCCGAGTGATTGCCAGACATTCTGGCCGGCAGTGATCTCACCGGCCGCGATCACCACAGTACCGTCAGTGGTGACCACACTCTCCGGGATCGGGGGCTTCTCCTGATAGATCTTAAAACCGGCCCAGCCGAGCACGGCGAAGGAGATGATGATCACGCTCCAAAAAGCGATCCATAGTTTTCTCATGACGTTCCTCGTATCTCCGTTTCTGACTAGTTCCGATTAGTGATGATGACTGCAGGCGCACTGGGTGGTCGCCGCGGTCCATTTCTTTTCGACACCGTATTTGGATGTCAACTCTTCTGCCAGTTGCAGAAACTTCTCGTGCGTGCCGGTTCCCATATGATCGGACTCGACAACTTCGAACTGCGCCAGCAATGCGGCCTGTTCCTCGGGCGACATCAGCCGCGCCGCCATCGGGAAAAGAATATTGTCTTCTTTGAGAATGTGAGCGCGAAGCAGCAGGACATAGGAGAGTGCGTTTTCAACAAACGACCGGAGGGCAGGATGATCACCGGTGGTGGCGGACTCGAGATGCTCGGCCATGCCACGCACAAAGAGGCGACCCTGCTCGTGCTCGCTTAACATTACCCCAATTGGTCCAGATTCGCAAGGAACACCTTTGGCCTCCATGGCCGGAAAAAGCTGCCCCTCTTCTTTGCCGTGATGGCACTTGTCCGCAAACATCCGGATGAAAGTGACCACACTGCTGGCATCCTCGCGGTCAAGTTTCCCGGCTTCTTCAGCCTTCTGACAGATCCGCTCGAGGACAGTCAGCATTGACTCGATCACGCGGTGTTCGCTTGAGAGAATTTCAGTCGGTTTCATCGTAACCTCACCTCTATTAGTTAATTGACTCGTAAGCATGAATCCCATGTCATTATCCGATTATATCTCAAAAAAAGGGGTCAGGCCGGCAACATCACTCGGTTGCGAGCCAGATCCTCCAGCGTTGTCTCTTTCAGGAAGTGCATATATTCTTCGCGCACCCGTTTCCATCGGTCATGCACGGCGCACGGCGAACTTGGTGTGCAGGACCCTTTTCCCAGCAAGCAACCGGACCATCGGCTGACCTTGTCGATCGGTTCGACTATATCATAGAGAGAGATCTCGGCCGCTTTGCGTGCCAGGCGAAATCCACCACCAAACCCCTTCTGCGACTCGAGCAGTCCTACTCCCGCCAAGGTATTGAGAAGCTTGCCGAGATAATTCTGAGGTGCGCCGATCTCTTTGGCGATAGTCACAGTCCCGGCATATTCGCCGGGTTTCAGTTGGGCCATCATCGTCAGGGCCAAAGCAGCATGTACACCAGTTTTTGAAATCATCAATAACCTCTAATCACATGCTATTATACGAATATATATCGGCCCGTCAATAGTTTTCTGAAGAAAGAGCGAATAGTATTTGAAGATTTCACTTATATTATTCCTTCACAATATGTTACAGACATGTCAATGCCACCTCAAATCTTGATTTTGAGGGCGATGGCTGAGGCTACTATATCGGATAAGGTATTCCAGAGCCGTGCCGCAACGGCGATTCCGGCGGCCGCCGGGCCCAGAAATGGAGTCAAAACCGCGATCATCACCAGCTCTCTGGCCCCGAGTCCCCCCGGCGTAAAGATCGCCAGATAGCCGATTTGATATGACAGGATAAATGCCCCGATCGCCGCCAGGACCGGGATATTGGAAGACGGGGCGACCGCATGGATGAAAACATAAAACGCCAGACCGTACAACAGCCAGCCAAAGAAGTAGCCGAAATAGACCAACGCCGCCTGCGGGATCTTGAGATGAAAATGGATGCTCGGACGTTTGATCAATCGCAGACAGAAGTTGGCCAGAGCGAGAGAACGATTCGGCGCAAACAGCAATAACAGCGAGATACCGAGTGTCACCGCCATTCCGAGATAGAGCGCTGACCCAAGATATTGTCGCAGGTCGGGCGAGAGCATTTCCGGATACAAACTGGTCGCAAGAAAAACTGCCAGGAAAGAAGGCGGCATACCGAAGAGCAACGCCAATCCCCACGATGCAACCGCGACCGAGTCAGAGATCTTCATCTGCTTGGCGATGTAGACCATGCCAAAGATCGGCCAGATCCTCCCCGGAATGTAGCGTCCGAGGTTGGCGATATAGGCGAGTTTAAAGCCGTGTCGCAACGGGACCTTGAGATCGAACCCGCGCATCAACCAGCACCAATCCTGCGAGAAAAAGGCGAACGCAAGCAGATGGAGTACCACAGAGAGGAGCAACAACCACCAGTTGATCTTCCACTCGTAGTTGACCATCTCCTGCCAATTGGCGGCGATCTCGCGTCCGGCAAAATAGATCACCAGAATGGTGAGGATGAATTTCACCGCACGGATGATCCACTTGCGCGCGGGGTGCGGCGTGGTGGTCACTTCGGGAGTCTGCTCTGGTATGGTCACGCGTTCTGATCTGGGTTGAGGTAAGACCGGACATCGATCGCCCGGATGAATCTGACAGCCGCTTTTTCTTCACGCGCCAGCGCCAGGATAGAACCAAGATTCTGCTCCATATTTTCGAGAGAATAGAGCGGGTGCTTGTTTTCGATCAATTCGTCAGCATGGAGATAGGTATTGAAAAT encodes:
- a CDS encoding efflux RND transporter permease subunit, giving the protein MLQKLIEFTLQRRWFVLALAGLMILLGFFALLRLPFDAFPDTTPVMVQVNVSAPGWSPEEVERQITFPVERELSGLSGLTEVRSVSKFGLSQVNLVFEDRIDTYLARQQTSERLGSVELPDGVEAPKLGPVSTGLGEVLQYVVVSSSTDQTDARTVQDWIIKPQLQSVPGVAEINGWGGFEKQYQVLIDPNRIIQYDLHLEEVVEAIGRGVRNVPGGEMVRGGEQTVVQGIGQVSTREEIESLVVKSRNGVPVHLHDIADVVVGHEIRRGSATYQGNGEVVLGLGFMLTGENSREVTQRLVDRIEAIKPTLPPGVEIKTVYSRTDLVNRVLDTVTHNLMYGALLVIAVLFAFLGNIRAGLIVASAIPLSMLFAFDLMTRFGVVGSLMSLGAIDFGLAVDNAVIQVENAVSRLSRSNESQSRLTVIRDAILEVRKPTLFGELIIMLVYLPILTLEGVEGKMFRPMALTVIFVLLGSLLLSFTVLPAMLGAFLKRPKVHAEPKLVLWLQKRYRSLLGWSLAHRAVVLTAAVLFLIIGLLQFNRLGSEFVPRLNEGTIAVNFVKLTGISLEQSTMYGDRVEKLIKARFPDEVDHLWTRTGTAELSTDPMGLEVSDLFITLKPQEEWTRASSQQELVAAIDAEVNDLPGMNRVFTQPIEMRANEMIAGIRADLGIKIFGDDLRVLEERAERISALVETIPGAADVTIEQLTGQPVFQLAVDRQRISRHDLPASEVLTYVEAIGGIEAGEVYEGQRRFDLVVKLDSAYTEVPDDIERIPLQSYAGAQLTLDQVTSPTLSSGPASITREWGKRRAIVQANVRDRDIGSFVDEVRERIANEITLPPGYFVQYGGQFENLERAQARLALVVPLALLLIFGLLYWTYGSARDAILIFSGVPLAALGGVIALTIREMPFSISAGVGFITLSGIAVLNGLVLVSSIKRFRSEGASLEVAIEQSAVSRLRPVMMTALVAAIGFLPMALSSSIGAEVQRPLATVVIGGILTSTALTLIILPLLYSLFGKRSAVEG
- a CDS encoding nitric-oxide reductase large subunit, whose protein sequence is MRKLWIAFWSVIIISFAVLGWAGFKIYQEKPPIPESVVTTDGTVVIAAGEITAGQNVWQSLGGMEIGSIWGHGGYVAPDWTADWLHRECVFILNDWSATDFGTAYDQLPLEQQAMLQSRLTSLMRTNGYDKSTNSIRIDPVRQRAFESNLAYYTNLYTEGHVKYAIPSGTLTDPVKLRQISSFYFWTAWAASTNRPNDNITYTSNWPHEPLIENRPTPDAMIWTGVSILMLLGGVGLLVWYHASQPKEALAEKIPTTDPLLTNQPTPSQLATIKYFWVVAGLFLLQIIMGVITAHYGVEGDGFYGIQIDKWLPYVVTRTWHTQLGIFWIATAWLAAGLYIGPAVSGFEPKYQKLGVNVLFGALLVVVLGSMTGEWLSVKGMLSGDAWFYFGHQGYEYVDLGRVWQIALLIGLVLWVWLVGRNIFAAIRKGGEQKSLLTMFIISAIAIGAFYAAGLMWGKSTHLSIVEYWRWWVVHLWVEGFFEVFATVVIAFMFARLQLIRISTANSSVLFATTIFLTGGIIGTLHHLYFSGTPTAVMALGSVFSALEVVPLTIIGFEAWDNIRLSRSTPWVARYRWPILFFVSVAFWNMVGAGLFGFMINPPIALYYMQGLNTTPVHGHAALFGVYGMLGIGLMLFCLRILYVRSDWNDKVIKFSFWTINFGLFAMVVISLLPVGLLQTWASVEHGYWFARSAEFLYSPTVQVFKWLRAIGDTVFAVGAVVLSLFVFGLATGHSLLKRKGGKMTDAGEVRDQVIK
- a CDS encoding Rrf2 family transcriptional regulator: MISKTGVHAALALTMMAQLKPGEYAGTVTIAKEIGAPQNYLGKLLNTLAGVGLLESQKGFGGGFRLARKAAEISLYDIVEPIDKVSRWSGCLLGKGSCTPSSPCAVHDRWKRVREEYMHFLKETTLEDLARNRVMLPA
- a CDS encoding hemerythrin domain-containing protein, with amino-acid sequence MKPTEILSSEHRVIESMLTVLERICQKAEEAGKLDREDASSVVTFIRMFADKCHHGKEEGQLFPAMEAKGVPCESGPIGVMLSEHEQGRLFVRGMAEHLESATTGDHPALRSFVENALSYVLLLRAHILKEDNILFPMAARLMSPEEQAALLAQFEVVESDHMGTGTHEKFLQLAEELTSKYGVEKKWTAATTQCACSHHH
- a CDS encoding efflux RND transporter periplasmic adaptor subunit, whose product is MKNWIPYILILAVGIALGLGGSTLFTADDHTDAVEATTEHSADDGHGHDAVTANDWCAEHRVPESACTLCNPDLIPKFKEANDWCGGHGIPESHCRLCNPDIHFPNEPVQTVAMTDPIKTSVFYPANVVDCATNNAIIQFASAETASRAGLTVEPVLSFSGDAYIEAPAEIKFDDTKTTMLTLTVPTLVTRWFVEPGEQIFSGQKLAELESPDIARLQADYLQATADYRVAAQSLERGKSLRKSDLISESEMERIEADAFAAEADLAGVRGMLLTGGFSETDLKLLDSSRQITQRYTLRASSTGLLIERRAPIGELLEAGRPLAIVGNPSALWLEANLRERDLSAIKVGQRVEFSADGGAVERTAAEVIWVSKYLDEETRTGTVRARLLSPSSEISANLFGRAKFLIDDQSALAVVSRDAVQWEGCCNVVFVQEAVDRYRPRKVTIARGDNDHYRVFSGVIPGEQVVVDGSYLLKTELKKGSIGAGCCGLEAK
- a CDS encoding flippase-like domain-containing protein — its product is MTIPEQTPEVTTTPHPARKWIIRAVKFILTILVIYFAGREIAANWQEMVNYEWKINWWLLLLSVVLHLLAFAFFSQDWCWLMRGFDLKVPLRHGFKLAYIANLGRYIPGRIWPIFGMVYIAKQMKISDSVAVASWGLALLFGMPPSFLAVFLATSLYPEMLSPDLRQYLGSALYLGMAVTLGISLLLLFAPNRSLALANFCLRLIKRPSIHFHLKIPQAALVYFGYFFGWLLYGLAFYVFIHAVAPSSNIPVLAAIGAFILSYQIGYLAIFTPGGLGARELVMIAVLTPFLGPAAAGIAVAARLWNTLSDIVASAIALKIKI